A single region of the Micropterus dolomieu isolate WLL.071019.BEF.003 ecotype Adirondacks linkage group LG02, ASM2129224v1, whole genome shotgun sequence genome encodes:
- the plcd3a gene encoding 1-phosphatidylinositol 4,5-bisphosphate phosphodiesterase delta-3-A, with the protein MFGSGKSAAPSPRQQRRKVGAMDPSRMLGLLDNEDIRMMMQGSNMVKVRSQRWQKSRNLRLLEDGLTVWCESTKSSRKAKNQQTFAVTEVECVREGCQSEALRLLSGSVSENQCFTVIFRGARKSLDLLCTCEDEAQRWVRGLRTLKDYVANMSQNEKLDHWIRCYLKRADQNQDGKMSYDEVKRLLQMINIDLSEQYARSLFKRCDRSGDGRLDHIEIEEFCRELLRRPELDAVFRHYSSNGCVLATAELRDFLGDQGEDASLNHAQRLILTYELNDWAQKNQFMTQNGFTMYMLSQQNDVVNPDHTRVYQDMSHPLAHYFISSSHNTYLTKDQVTSASSTEPYIRALNQGCRCVELDCWDGDKGEPVIYHGHTLTSKVPFKEVIETIDQYAFKASPYPLILSVENHCSLEQQAVMAKHLRTILGSKLLTKPLSAQPQKDLPSPEELKGRILIKGKKLIPHLGQLGKNGSCASFSSSSEDEPASSNKNTPKKDPAKDCAKLSPELSELVVYCRSVPFRGFENASEKPPNELSSFSESEALKLIKDSGKLFVRHNSRQLSRIYPSGQRLQSSNYDPQEMWNGGCQMVALNFQTPGEQMDLNQGRFLPNGRCGYILKPSFLRSRSSNFNPENTGGGPGHVPTQLTIRIISAQQLPKINTEKASSIVDPQVWVEIHGVAIDNARNKTQRIDNNGFNPRWDCTLSFQLQVPELALVRFVVEDHDHTAKNDFVGQFTVPFTSLRTGYRHVHLLKADGSSLSPATLFIHVKVIRKGVPIKTVAEHIAIAKGKP; encoded by the exons ATGTTTGGAAGCGGCAAGTCAGCGGCCCCCAGTCCCAGACAGCAGAGGAGGAAAGTGGGGGCGATGGACCCCAGCAGGATGCTCG ggCTGCTGGACAATGAGGACATTCGCATGATGATGCAGGGCTCCAACATGGTGAAGGTCCGCTCTCAGAGATGGCAGAAGAGCCGCAACCTGCGGCTGCTGGAAGATGGACTCACCGTGTGGTGCGAGTCCACAAAGAGCTCCCGCAAAGCAAAAAACCAGCAGACAT TCGCAGTGACAGAAGTGGAGTGTGTGCGTGAAGGCTGCCAGTCCGAGGCGCTGAGGCTTCTGTCTGGATCAGTGTCGGAGAATCAGTGCTTCACAGTGATCTTCAGAGGAGCCAGGAAGAGCCTGGACCTGCTGTGTACCTGTGAGGATGAAGCTCAGCGCTGGGTGCGAGGGCTCCGCACTTTGAAGGATTACGTGGCCAACATGAGTCAGAATGAAAAACTGGACCA TTGGATCCGATGCTACCTGAAGCGAGCAGATCAGAATCAGGATGGCAAGATGAGCTACGATGAGGTCAAACGGTTGCTCCAGATGATCAACATTGACCTGAGTGAGCAGTATGCCCGCTCTTTATTCAAG AGGTGTGACCGATCCGGCGATGGTCGTCTGGATCATATAGAGATTGAGGAGTTCTGCAGGGAGCTGCTGCGACGGCCTGAGCTGGATGCCGTGTTCAGACACTATTCGAGTAATGGTTGTGTGCTCGCCACTGCTGAGCTGCGTGACTTCCTGGGAGACCAAGGAGAAGACGCCTCATTGAATCACGCTCAGCGCCTCATACTCACCTATGAGCTCAATGACTGGG CCCAGAAGAACCAGTTCATGACCCAGAATGGTTTCACCATGTACATGCTGTCCCAGCAGAATGATGTGGTTAACCCTGACCATACCAGAGTCTACCAGGACATGAGCCACCCTTTGGCCCATTACTTCATCTCCTCGTCACACAACACCTACCTTACCAAGGACCAAGTCACCAGTGCCAGCAGCACTGAGCCATACATCAG GGCTCTGAATCAGGGCTGTCGCTGTGTGGAGCTGGACTGCTGGGATGGAGATAAAGGTGAACCTGTCATCTACCACGGCCACACTCTCACCTCCAAAGTGCCTTTCAAGGAGGTCATTGAAACCATCGACCAGTACGCCTTCAAG GCGTCCCCATATCCTCTAATCCTGTCCGTGGAGAACCACTGTTCTTTGGAGCAGCAGGCTGTTATGGCCAAACACCTCCGCACCATCTTGGGCAGCAAACTGCTCACCAAGCCCCTCTCTGCCCAGCCACAGAAGGATCTTCCTTCTCCTGAg GAGCTGAAGGGGCGTATTCTGATAAAAGGGAAGAAGCTGATTCCTCACTTGGGCCAGCTGGGCAAGAATGGCAGCTGTGCCAGCTTCTCCTCAAGCTCTGAGGATGAACCAGCAAGCAGCAATAAGAACACACCTAAGAAGGATCCTGCAAAG GACTGTGCTAAACTGAGCCCGGAGCTATCAGAGCTGGTGGTGTACTGCAGAAGTGTCCCCTTCCGTGGGTTTGAAAATGCTTCTGAAAAACCTCCAAATGAATTGTCCTCCTTCTCTGAAAGTGAAGCCCTAAAGCTCATCAAGGACTCAG GAAAGCTTTTTGTGAGACACAACAGCAGGCAGCTGAGCCGGATCTACCCCTCCGGCCAGCGGCTCCAATCATCCAACTATGATCCTCAGGAAATGTGGAACGGCGGCTGCCAGATGG TGGCTCTGAACTTCCAGACACCAGGGGAGCAGATGGACCTGAACCAGGGCCGCTTCCTCCCCAATGGTCGCTGTGGATACATCCTCAAACCGAGCTTCCTGCGCAGCCGCTCGTCCAACTTTAACCCAGAGAACACGGGAGGAGGCCCCGGTCACGTCCCCACTCAGCTGACTATACGA attatATCTGCACAGCAGCTGCCAAAAATCAACACAGAGAAGGCCAGCTCCATTGTGGACCCACAAGTGTGGGTGGAAATTCATGGGGTGGCTATTGATAATGCAAGAAATAAAACCCAGCGCATTGACAACAATG GTTTTAACCCACGATGGGACTGCACTCTGAGCTTCCAGTTGCAAGTCCCTGAATTGGCTCTGGTGCGATTTGTAGTGGAGGACCATGATCACACTGCCAAAAATGACTTTGTGGGGCAGTTTACTGTACCTTTCACAAGCCTACGAACAG GTTATCGACATGTTCATTTATTGAAGGCAGATGGTTCCAGTCTATCCCCCGCCACACTCTTCATCCATGTCAAAGTGATCCGCAAAGGAGTTCCCATCAAAACTGTGGCCGAGCATATAGCCATTGCCAAAGGCAAGCCATGA